gggatcaacctgtaagtgcAACGACCTTTTTCTGATTGGTCCCATCACTGTTGCCATcgacttatggatctctcccctTCAGCTTTTTTCACGTGCGATAAAGTAAAGGTGGACTTGATGCTATATATGCTCATCATCTCTTctaccaggatgtcaatcggtatcgttcccgagatgacgaaacCTACATCTTCTGAGACGCTTCTcgtcctacgttcggcatcattctagcCAGAGCCACACTCGTGGTGAATGTCCAAGTATGCTCTCTCTGCAGTTTAACATTGAGTTTTGCGTCTACtatcactcccaaatattttatgGCCGCCTTTGAGGTGATGATATGACTCCCAATTccaatacaggcgtaatttctcttgcggccATTAGAGATAAGGATCGCTTCCGTCTTCTGCAACGCGAAAtgcagtccagcactctctcaCCAATCCTTAACAGGACTGATTGCTTTGCTTGAGCACAACTCAGCATCATCGAGacattttgcgaccacaactatGACTATGACAACTATGCTATGACGTCAGAGTAACCCACAACCTTAGTCTCCTCCTTCAccgtgttgaatgcattcctcacgtccaCGCGGACAACCTAAATTTCAGAGGGGCACATTATAACGATACAAGAACACTCAGTTCCAGCTACTTAAATATACCAGGCGTAGAGGACGTGGCAGACAAAATTATACCTACTTAAAGTTTCCAATAGACAGAGAGGGTAACGCACACACAAAGCTTTTCAAAAAGAGCCATCCCTCGTCATCAGAGTTAATAATAGCTTGCTAGGAATATCATGAGCACCGAAGTACTCAGATAACTTCGGAGAAAAATCACCCCTTTTCGCTCTTTTTAGTTCAGCTTGGAAAGCATTAGCCCACTAAAAAACCAAGTCGAACCAAAAAAGTTGATTTGAAAAACCCTGCAAGGAGGCTTTCTATGCTCTTCGTAACCTATCAGATACACAAAATCCTGACCAATTTAAATATGCTTTCCTCCCCctgtaaatatatttaattaaCTGATCTATTAAACACCTATTTTCCTCTAAATTGCAGCTGGTATTTTCATTATGCTCTGGTTTCGAATCGGTAAAGTCTCCCCAACTACATCCTTGAAAGCTAATCATGAAATTCACATAGACTGTAGCCAATCCCACCGAGGCTTACTATCAGGATTTATTTTAATTACAAGCACTATCTGCTTTATAATTTTATCATATGTGATGGCCGCTGAACGGTGAGTACATATGCAACTTCACCCAGTTTTCATCCCCTAGCTAGAACAAATATTTGTAGCTTCTGCTAATTTACTGGTGAAATTGCCTTTTAAAGAGATTACCTCAACGTTGGACCGGCAGGCGATGAAATATTCGAATTTGTGGTATTTCTGGTCATGAGTGCGGCTACTATTATTGCATTTGTGCAAACTTCCAGATTATCTTTTGCCCATGCAGATACTACGAAAATAGATGATGTCCTTCTGTTCATCGGTGTCCCAGGCGTTTTGACTCAGTGCATTTTGTGTGCAATACCAGCAATTTTTTTCGGGTCAACGATTAGAATTTGTAACAGAGTGATTCAGGTTGGAAGTGATTTTTATAGGAAAAGGCTGGAAGTAATACCAATCATTGTCCTTTATTTATTTAGGTCATCCAAGTTTTTCTTCAAACGCCTTTCATAGTATCGCGCTTGAGGAGCCATTGTCACAGTCCAGAGGAGCTCAAGAATAAACCAGGTCGCCAATGCGTCACATTTTTAGGCATTGCTAATGTTTCCCTCTGGATTTTCTATGCTTTCTCAAATCATGGAGTAGAAACGCACATGCAGAGGTTAGCCACATACACTAAAACCTTACTTTAAAATTATGTTTAATATTTTGCTTCTTCAGATATAATTTAACACTATTTTAACTTTCAGGGCTGCAGTTTACGGAGACGTAGTTTGGGGCGTGCTTTACTACCTAACATTACCGTTTGTGATGTTTTACAGATTTCATTCATCCGTTTGCCTTGTACACATTTGGAAACACACTTACGTAAAGAAAACGTAAATAGTTGACTTGAATATAAACTTTATCTGTAAGAGTATAACGTTTTGTGATTACTACggttgaaaaataatttattggaatataattaatttataaAGTAACGGGCACTATAGTACAAGAAATTAATTATTGTTAGATAATAAAATTTACATATATAGAAACAAGCATTTGACTAGTGAGATGCAGCAAGCCACGAGCGGATTTACCACCGGATATCTCACTATTTGGTGGGGTGTAGCGCGTCAACTAAACCTACCCGCCATTGCTCGCGGTTATACggttgaaatgcgcttcagctcctcccatgacttcccgagacgcccgcactcctcctctgctATTTTCTACCAAGTGCTCTCACTCGTCGGCtatcttaggagagtggattccactgcctcgcatagcccgcaatgcaattgtctccttaatatgtgaccaatCCACTGCcgcttccgtcttcctatcacatcgcatacgagtgccaaacctgtgcgtcgaccaagttcttcgtttgagatagcatcaggccagcgtacacGGATAATACGatgcagacagatattgacaaaagcttagagcttttgagtaacagcggagttcactttccatgcactacttccatatagcatcATAGAAAGGACACTAACATAGCTcagcttgatcttagtgttgagataactgaatttctagattttagacagggcagcgaaaacggatctagcaCTATTAATGCATCGGGCAATTAGTTCAGCAGAAATCACGCttgctagatatacaaattgattgacgctttTGAtgatctgcccattaatgtagataagGAAAGGAAGGTAAGGAattcagactaagaaccttagTTTTCTTCGTATTTATCCTCAGTCCAACTCAACTTAACTCTTGTTTCAAATACACAtcgatttggccaaggtccatgactagGTGAGAAAaccgatgtcatcagcgtaatgcAGGTGTTTAACAAACCATGACATAGTCCGTTGAATTTCTCAATGTCCTTCGGACAAAGCATCATAAAGAaagtcaccaataacaagaaaaaataatatcggagacaggatgcaaccctgtcgGACcctaaaatcctccgagattttacctcggtgcagcacatgacattttgcgccatcatatgtcgctctgacgaTATCTAATATTTTTTCCTACATAGATACTTCCTACACTCTAGATACACTCTccgttcacgctgtcgaaagctttcttgaaactgatgaagagcaggtgcattgAAGATGTAAAtgccgcgcactgttccaaaatgatgtgTAGgttgttaatgtggtcaatgcaggaggatccggtgCGGAAAACAGCCTGCTCTCTtacgatcaagctttcaaaatgttctttgatgcattccaggattattttaactattatctttacgacggcaggaagcacgtaaataccccttcaattatcacactcaaaacgtgtgCTCTTGTtgtaatcttaacgatcatccccttctttcactctctgggaaaagtgaATTCCCAAGACtcccgtacgagtggaagcagcagatcctccaactgcaggtgcagcggtcGATAACTCTACGAGGAGACCATCATGCCCAGCGGCTATACTCCtatgagtgcattgatggacaAAATGATTTCTCCCTTTGCTTGTAGGAAcactccgtatccgcatgttacggtaagTAGCTATTTCATTCACCAGAGAAGGAGCCTCATCAGATATAATACAGTAAtagtgaagtgttttttccacctcttgagTTGTTCACCATCATGGATAAAAAGCCgatcgttgacgtccttcacaggaccatcgaaagatttgcgaccacattcaagccctttcgtgatgcggtatacagttctgaaatcattgcgatataCGGCATCTTCAGCAtccctgaccaacgcaatagcaaattgtctcttgtcacggcgtacactaggCTGAACTtgtcgggatttcgctcggtatcagagttcacactcacagcgatcactaGAGCATTCAACCCCTTTCGTTCATCAACCCGCTTCCACGACTCTGCAGTCGACCAGATCTCATAGCgccctttcgggacgtggccgacaaccTGTGCAGTACCTGAGAAAAGAGCTTTTTTGATGGTgggccaatgctcatcgatattctccggCAGTAGATTTTCCGTTTAatcagtaagatagctctcccactgtcgaacaACAGCTGTGCCATACAAAGGGTGAATATTAAACTAGGGGGTCGCAACTCCCCAACCCTTCGCGGCGCAATACGCACGCGAACGTAGCCGACCATCGGATGATGATCCGTTTGGAGGCCGATGTCAaagcctcttttgttacgcacatccaacagacaactcctaaatctactgttaatCGCGAAGTGATGGTCATCGTCAATTGAATCCCAACTGacattatggcaggctctgtgcctgaataatgtgccaccaaaGATGAGGAGGTGGAAGTTGCGGAAATCGCCTGCTTCTCCACACCTTAGCATTcatatcacccatcacgatcacaatgtcacattTAGGAAATCTCCCCTGAACTACGTTTAATTGcgaactttccacgctggtatgCGTGCGTAGCGCCTTCTGTCGAATATCATGCCCAACCAGTCTCAGTAGACatgtcagcgaaaatgatgttcagttgatttgtttgaagttctttgcATGTGAATAGTAATCTTCCCCATCCccaggtatgaagactaccttaaccttctgccaagaagtaGACacctagcccagagcaagacacccacgaaaaatatttcttataagGTTGCTCCATTAGCATCGGTGGATAGATACCATCTACACTGATGCAATGCCCCAATCCCCTTGCAACACGTTCGTGTtggagggtttgcagaaaccgtccATTCTCTCCTTCCCACTTCTGACACTTGTTCTTCCGGGtgttgtacttccaagagagtctgtatagactcaacttcggagctcgtgaaagttcgATCCGGTTTGCTAAAAGAATCTAACTTGTATCATTCTTTTTAAGGCCTCTCCACAGCCTTCCAGTTACTCACAGTATGCTCCAAAGAAGTCTCGTTTCGCACATTTCACGAACCTTTTATATCcatgctgtgagttccggaagtctTCAttgttattgcttttgcaagcacgattctgAAGTCGTCTGATTGATTTCCTGATcctttcttggttccaccatagaaccgttttaccgctttagcCCCGGGAAATAAGATAAACCTCTTcgaaacactctaaaagtgtacgATTCAAAGTTTCTAATTGATTTTTTATCATCAAAGAAATCCTTAGTCACCTATTTCGTAGacgttcattgaactttgtccaaccaTTTTTGCTTGGATTCCGGCTTTATATTGCAGCCTGTGAgtttgcaatagtcagactaaattctaagcaaGGATACCTGAAAGTGAGGCTTCATCTAGTACTCggcagtctctaatcaactctgacAACTTTGTAGTACAGATTGTTAAATCAATTACTTCACGAACATAGGACCGTACCCTACCTTGGTGACCAGACCAGCTAAAGTGATAAAATCGAACAGTTTCTCTCCTAAGGTTGCTACTGCCTCAACAAATACGTTGAACTTTCGCATCACAacatattaagagttcaaggccacttgattctgcatacgctaccagatcccttaattcttgcgtcggcggaagaCACAAAGAaccatagggtaagtaagcggaggtaactataacgtttctcctcttgctattgtagtgaaaaaagaattattgttgcctctaataattttgacatcaggacgcagggtttcggtctcgaggatctctcacTGAAGAAGATCTTAGTCGCTTTTACTGATCCAACaccacagattttattaaaacgaacccatgtaTCAGAAATTTATAAGGACAGtcatgcaactttgccagccttgctgcctGTAGATAAGAAGAGGAGCTTTGACATGCTCCACGTTAATTTAACTagcctttatgtttgtagaaaACCACCGCAAACTGAAACGTCTGCtgtgtccagtgtggatctcactagggttaccagcttgtcctcaccacTTCCTTACGTCTGATTTCCCATGGATGTCGTCACACTTGCTGGTATAGAAACCGACATGTTCTCATTCCcaggaaacttcgccttctttcgcagtggctTCCATTGTCGTCGTCTAGGAGCCCTCACAGATTCAtagtgtccgggttgcatggatctgtttccacataccagaATTAGACCAGTTACGTCCACACCACCGTtacctttcttccgcttttcttgGTGCAGACGGGAGAGAGGATTCTAACAGGCAAGCATGTAGTCTCTCTCCTCCTTATTACTTGAAGAATTAAAATCCATTGCTTCTATTTTAATgagtttttggacacccttagtgtagttaTAAGCTTCTACAGGCTCCCCGACCACGACAAGGTGGAGTCCCATAATGACAGTTggtagagcctaaatgctgctaaacacaccaaactggGCATTAtggccatatgttcagaataaaatTTGTAAACCGTGACACCTGTCCATCGGGATCCACAGAGTATTTTCTATGTAAACGCgccgcctatggatgcatcagagcTCAGAATATTGGTTGCAGCGGATAGCACCACCCCCActgacggaaatcctgcgatacatgaaCGTATCTGGGATATTTCTTAAGACGGGTAAATAGAATACAATTGGGCCACAACGGTCTgtgtgctcagaagctatgCCTTTCCCCCAACttaaacacacaatcaggacaGGTTTTCGCTTCTTCTCTGAATCCTTTTTAAATGTTCACGGAAACCAACATTTCCTATCACTTTACGTTGATTAAAGTCTATAAATTTCCGAACAATTCACGTCCTCATGATATACTGACTTCCCCGAAAGCCAAGCAGAAGTggcgaaaaattaaaatttcgaaaaatacacacagaaataaaataaatgctaaATATGAATGATTGTTCTTTTGGATGCATGAGCTGCATAGGGTGCTATCACAAAAATCGACCAGCATAAAACGCTGACCGCACAAATTTTATCTATCAGTTTTATGAATAAAGGTAATGTTTCCAGAAATAGGTAACAAATAGAAAACCTACAAAACCTCTTCTACTCTCTATCGCACAAAAATCTCCTCAATCATGACAACCTCCGTACTTCCTTTCAACTTTTCGTTTCTCCAGCAACACAATTATTGAACAAACAATTTGTCAAAGTCAGTACTCCATATTTGTATTTCGTGTATAACAATTCAAACAACCCCTATTCAAACGTATAGTTAAAAATGGATCGACTATTAAAGGATTGCCGTAAGAAGGTAAAAAACGTTGAATATCGAAGGGTGCTCCACTGTAAATATGAACACAATGACCCCAACGAGAAGCACTACTGGAGGAACCTGATAAACCAGGTTGAGCAGTTGGCAAAAACCAAGGCCGTACAGTCACGAGTAAGATGTATAGACCTGTGGGAACCGTTACCACCCAAACTTCGTGCCCGGGTTGCGAAATTCATTAAAATACCTGCAGACACTGAAGACGAATCATCCGAGGATTTGAACGACGTCGATGAACCACCGGAAATAAAGAAACCGGTAAGTGACACACCCATTATCCTTGTTTTTTCTGATTCCCACACCCACAGCCTACGCAAGAACACTTCAATGAGAGCACCCTATCCCAGATCTTGGAACAAGAACGAGAGTATCGTCAAATTCACCTCAAAATTGATCCTAGTCCTGAGAAACGAAAAAAGCCCGTTCCTAACATAAACTGGATGGCAGCATACCTACCTAAAAAGCAGAAGGACCGTATCATATGGAAGTCGAAACTCTATAAGTTGGATAGGAACATCCTGGAAAAACCTCTGTTCGAACAAGCTGAAGAAATTATGGATCGTGCTGCAGAAAATTTCGCTGATTGGGTTAACAGTTTGGGAGTTGGGGAGAATGGGACCTTATCAAAGGACACAATCAAACAACTCTTCTCCATAGAATTAGCTGAGACAGCATCAACGGCAATTCACATCGCACCTAAAGAGATTAAGGCAGTACCAAATGAGATAGCGGTCAAATGGAATTTACCACAAGTAGGATGTGAATATAACTTCAACGAACCCTTTACTTAATACTTCCTTCCCAGATGTCCTTGGAAAAACAAGTTGAGCAGCACTTCAAGAAGAAACGCGGCAAGACCAGTAAAAACCCGGTGACTGTAGCGTTTGGGAGAACATTACCAGCTTCCATGAGAGGATGGGTACCGTCGGATGCTGATAGACAAATGGAACCTGTTTTCCCAGAAGAGCTCAGAACAACGGAAATTTTGTTCAAAGGGATATCGCACTTGCGCTCCACAAAATTACTGATCGACCATTATTTGGAGAGTGAAGATCTACAACGACCACAATATCTTGTAGATATTGGTAGCTTTAAGCCTCAGGTGAAGGAAGAATCCACGGAGCGTATTCCATTGTATGATTTACTTCGAAAAAGGACAATTTAAGATAGAACTTTCTCTTTTTGACTGGCttgaaattatatattttgttcAAACTCAGATATGAATAATTCAATAAATAGAGTTCTTGTTATCTACAGTGTAGATTTTGAATGGTGCACCCGCCAATTATCAAAATCATTTAGTGTTCGCCCCACCACAATGAACCACATAAGTAGACACTAAGCCACACTCTGTGCAAGTCGAAAACGACCGAAATTTCTTAAATTGTGTCTAGTCAACGTATATGTTTCCACGAAAGAAAAAGACGATGAAAACAAAGATAACTTCTGGAAAACTTTGTACGATTCACTACCCCACCACGACTTTAAATTATTGgttgcaaaaacaaaaaaaaaacaatgagaaTCTAAGGTATCTAGTAGGGATATGGTAACAAACCCCATAAAGACACATACACCAAAGAACCTCGATGTGCCCAGGTTACCCAAGATGGAACCCTCAGACTCTACGTCGCCAGACTATAGAGTGAACCAATGGCGCAGGGGTGGGAAAACCGAATACTACACTCAATAACCTGGAAAATTAGCCCATTAATTACATATGGATAAGAATGATACATATGCGAAATTTTTCTTTAATAACCACTTGTCCAGCTAAAAACGATAACGTAAAGTCTACATCCTATAGCCTCATAATAAGGTCCTCTCTACATCATCTGAACATACACAACCTtcataacgataatggtgggaagtttgctgatttctacaacttccacAGCCTcaccattggtggcacattattcgagcacggagcctgccataaggcccGTTGGTTTTCAACTGACTAACAtcgtacaagcaatcagatcgatcatttcgcgatcagcagtagatttaggagttgtctactgaatatgcgtaacaagagagacgctgatatcggcctcgaaagggaccaCCAGCCCGCTTACGTTCGCCTGCGGGTTCCGTGCTGCGTCCTTCACTTCTTTCACAGTCtcggttggagagctgcgacctaCCAGACATCAATCATTTGTATAATCCAGCTTTCACTCAGCCCTGGGTGAGCTATCTTGTTAATCTCACGGCAGATATGCTGAGTAACCCGAGAGAATATCGGTGAGCATTAGACCGCCATACATGCTCTTTTTAGGGTGCTACGCAGCCCCTCGACCACGCCCCGAAAATCTGGGTGAGGGCGGGATTGTAGAAATGGATCGATAaacagaagggattgaaggctaaGTTTAACGATGGCGAGCATAGTAATCAAAGGGTAATCCCAAGATGAGGCATAAATCAACCataaccaacatcaacagctctactaccaaactctttctgcatctccacgtggtaaccgctcAGAGTTTTCTCCTAACgagaagctgcagacggagaagaatgataACGAGCCTCCCGGACCTAAAAACCGTATAAAttttaccaactagtcctccaggttgggggttgggtagggctgagaaccctacacagaaaacaacttgttacgaagccacagaaggagccttggataggatggactttacaacgacgaacccggcaatgacaacggaataacgatttgcgcattttcccaaggaacatgcgctccttgtacagagatggagctgccaagcagctagccgataccctgtcccaatatagcgtcggaggagatgcgttggacagggaccggttccctggagaagagccactataccatatattatagttgttatccagtaaaccatatgctcggagtaagtttcttagtcagccaaaaaatgaaacctgctgttatcggctttaagaaaataagcaaaaggctatgcattctgcgtttgcgaggctaatttagatatataagcttcattaacgttcatgtccctacagaggagactgcagaatcggagaatgataccttctacgaagcagtagaacaaaccctttcagctttgatgaatatcagagcatatagggggccaatatagactcggatcactatttcattGGCATAGTCCTgcgagcaatgctgaccacattgcctcctagtgtaccgttacggtcttgaatgaagtgctctaacacacttcaaggctctgatccaacatggattgttgcgccaacgattattattattattattacagtcctgcgggctcgaattacaacaccgccaacaatcccctctgacaatgaggtgcgagcgaatactgaagctatccacaacaaagccctccgtaacacccataaaggggaaatggatgccgcaataaccgcagttaacattttctggagatgaagcagcaccaaatgatcttcagaatcacctgaagagcgttatcgttgatacagccacaaacatacttggccaaagccgcaagaaaagtcgaaagggctggtttgacgataaatgtaagctagcaacgggacgaaagaatgcttcataccgagtaatgttgtattgtcaaagaacgcggacacacgcagagacttttcacaaactccgtcgagcgtataagcgacttcacagacggaaaaataaagcctgggagaaccaactgcTTCCCAAACAAGCTTTGCcgacaagtcagtaggatgaagcctaatACATCTCtgaagcgataggttgagtactttaataaaCTACCCAACAACCATAATATCGGCTTATTGGACATCCCTTCAACTGAAGAcgtcggacaaatactgccacaccaagaatagaagaaacagttcatgCAATCTATTGATGGAATTACATCCAAATcggttaaatattgaggcgaccaattacaccaagcggcgaatcaacttatgctcaaggtgtgagacaacAAATCAATGACCAATGACCGGCAAAGaagcattatttgtcccatatataaaatggaagatatttcgtaatgcagcaattgtagaggtaacATGTTGCTGAGTAAAATATCCTCCACTatctttggcccataccaaagagtctttactccagacaaatcagcaacacgacaagcggtatcccaacgaagttTGTACGGCTGATTAGACTGACACTTTggcattcggcatcaacaacggtctaagacaaggcgaTTCCCTATCATGCACCCTTTTTAACCTAACCTTAGAAAACCTAGCTCAGATAAATGCGAAAGGAACCatcctatgctgacaatatcgacatcatgggaaaagcaACCGAGatgtagaaactgccttcatccagatcgagcaggcggcgcgaaatcttcgactgatggtaacgtcagcaccgtaaAAAGCATTACGATTTACACTATCGTACGCCTGACAGAAGTCAACGAACAATTGGTGCACATCCATAGCATATTCCCAGTACTTTTCAAGCACGGTTTAACTGCGAATACCTGATCCGTTGTCGACCATCCGGATCTGAAACACCTTCGCATTCCCCGATGATTTTATATGTAGTTTCTTCAACGCAGACTATCATCCTTCTTGTACACAGGGCAAATTAAACTTTTCCTCCAGTCGTCCGGTATTTGTTCGGTTGTCCATATTCTACTGATTAGTATGTAGGAGTAGACCTAGTATAACTATTAGCAAGATGAGATGGCTTTTAAGGCTTTGGGACAGATATGATCTTTGGAGACTTGCACTCAGCTGGGTAATAACCAAACCATTGCATGCTgcttttttggtattttttccagGCGTAATTGGATATTATCAAAACTGGCCGACAGTTTTATTAATTATATCCTTTAtctcctttaatttgataaaacattgttttttgaTTCATTACACATTGAGAAACTTCATCTTGAAGCGGATTAAGCAGATTCGTTCATTAATCGGTTCGAAATCAGTTACGAGCTCCCTAAATTGCCGCTGGTAATATTGTGTATGGTCTGCGATCATTTACTTCAGAGAGAGACGCTCcagtccaggcaaattagcaaccgATCAGATTTGTTTTCTTTGGGGCAAgccatggaaaagctgttggaatatgggcaacaaaACTATTCACCACCAACAACAATCTAAGATTGATCTATTATGACTCTCTTTAACTTgaccttggaaaaagtgatccacctCGCACCTTGCGAAATGCGAGAGGCATTGTTCTCCACAAGtacaactactggcttatgctgacgatattgaatcttgggaagaaccactcgaaaTGTACAaatccagatcgggcaggctGCAATTGGTGTAAAATCTTGAACCGCAGATTAACgatcgtcagcaccaaaaacgaagACAACAAAAACATCAAATATCAGTAGTCAACTGAGAATAATGAAGATAAGGAGA
The DNA window shown above is from Hermetia illucens chromosome 5, iHerIll2.2.curated.20191125, whole genome shotgun sequence and carries:
- the LOC119657610 gene encoding uncharacterized protein LOC119657610; its protein translation is MDRLLKDCRKKVKNVEYRRVLHCKYEHNDPNEKHYWRNLINQVEQLAKTKAVQSRVRCIDLWEPLPPKLRARVAKFIKIPADTEDESSEDLNDVDEPPEIKKPPTQEHFNESTLSQILEQEREYRQIHLKIDPSPEKRKKPVPNINWMAAYLPKKQKDRIIWKSKLYKLDRNILEKPLFEQAEEIMDRAAENFADWVNSLGVGENGTLSKDTIKQLFSIELAETASTAIHIAPKEIKAVPNEIAVKWNLPQMSLEKQVEQHFKKKRGKTSKNPVTVAFGRTLPASMRGWVPSDADRQMEPVFPEELRTTEILFKGISHLRSTKLLIDHYLESEDLQRPQYLVDIGSFKPQVKEESTERIPLYDLLRKRTI